Within the Periplaneta americana isolate PAMFEO1 chromosome 6, P.americana_PAMFEO1_priV1, whole genome shotgun sequence genome, the region AACATAGACAATACACTAAAATTGCAAACAACGCTATTAAAATATTTCTCGATATTGTAAAAAGGGTTAATGGCAAGCCATTGATTTAAGGCAGgggtcgtcatctcagtgcactatggtgcaggcacagtttgctcgctagctgagttctatcccttagacatcaactgtgcagcaggaggtgggggaaggaatcaggtgatggcagtggcgtctgttcacttgttcaacccttttaatcagtctctaataattataatgaaaataaacacggaagaagcatgtacttaatttattttaagaggaactgtgtaataagtgaatcacttttcagtttaagacaagaaaccagttgtatttttccgttatgtattttaacggttttgaaagtaaatagttcttTTTGCATATTAAAgcaattgagaacttacagacctaaattgcattttcactgttacaaaatataaacaaatcgaatccattaataatttaaaatcatgtcatcctattcctttgttcaagtctcgtcaataaaataaaattacttatccatttttttttatctgacactatatcacaaaaccaattatttgttattatgtataacataatgaaacatattatcgtttctgttacaagactgaagtaggcctaaattattttattacaatgtaaataacaataacaattattttcgctgattgttagcattggttttcctggattttttaattcatattcccctcactaactggtcaatgttaggtgtcaatgctcgtgtagaacacaatcgaagaagatattgtaaattatggtcagaaagttggcttctgtgatggcttggctcgacacactgcacactgcacagtactacctcctcagccagcgtcttgGTGCTCCGAACTAGTAtccaggccagttgacgatggctgatCTAAGGAAACTTTGGctctattaaaactaacaatgtgAACCCCATAACATACCATTAACTTACAAGGAAGGCTCACCAAAATGATAATGAATTTTCATAATGATTGTTCCCCCATAATTTCCATAACCtctctataaatttctacatccggaaaggacctagttttcgagatatgaaTTTTTCAAATTCTTAAATCCAGAGATAACAGCTAATAcaaacagtgctatgtgctagacatatcaggcaataaatATCATTTAGCTGCTTACCATATTGTCAAAATCTTCTTAAATAATGTAAGTTATGAAAATAGCATATCagatacataatattcatgaaattgactatagaacagtctatgaagaaatgataagtAAATGTAAGCATACatgaaattactcactgtactgatcaTAGTAGTGGATATCGTtgtaaaaatgctcaaaacaCAGTGACACTTTGCACCACGaacttttcagaaaaataagttgCAGATAAAGACAGTAAAATTAGTGCTTATTGTGAGATAATTTTTCATTGAGGATTGTATTGCATTTCATGACTTAATTCTTTGGAACAAACAATAATTGCTAAAAATTCATTGTTCAGAAAAGTATTGTACATGTAACTTCGAATTATAACAGTATATTCTCAGGTTACCTATTTTGTAAGGAGTACATTTTGAATTCGTTGTATTAGTTTATTCTTtaagtactttattttcaataacagttatttaatttgatttaattctaTTGTTTTAATCTATTCAAGACAACAAATGCAACCTACATTTCCATCTTCAATATTGTTACAGcctgcgtcaccgtttttggcgtgtgaaataagtaatgggaacattaAGTGCTAATGTCTTACCTTTACCATAGTCAGTCTGATAACTGTGTTTGGaaaatgtgacgtgtataggaagtggtaccattctcagctgcactagcaacatgctcacaaactgggcactgtactctaggacacacgccaaaaaagctggcgccagctgtactgATGGAGTATGTTTCAGACGTGATAGAGTGTTAGTGGAGTGAATTCAATCCACATACCACAATAATGCCTGGTCATTAACAGAGAATGTGTAGGTCAGCATAATTGACGATTTTCTCATTGGGACCCTATCAGGAGGGCTATAATAGGAGAGAGAGGTTCAATCCaatatttttccttttaataGCTTTCAACTCTAAACAGCCTGTACTGAGAGTACTAACATAGTGTCTTACCACCATTGCGCCACTGAATTTAGACTCctgaaaatggaatatttacatCCGTGCTCATGGTTCAAATTGTTAGTCCTGGAAATAAATTTTAAGGAAgatattttgaatgtttttattttagttgcaGAATTATTGTTTATGCCCGTTATATTGCAATGGCTGTACGTATTAAGGGGAGTGGATAGTGATGCcagtgcgattaaaaaatttcagtgcaaaagtttagttcaatatttctaggctttcagtgcttagaatggaataaaaatttccatgttcatacaatcaatcattccgaattcagtggtataaaaacaactaattagtttcgtatctaagtgcaaaataaaggccctaactttactaagtgtacctcattcttcaggtgcactttacttgctacaatcttcactcatatgccttgtatttttcatgttatctagtagtgtatattttaaattctaaagcaaaatttagttaaatatttcacacctAGTGAAACGGAAAAAATACTGAACTTTGCTTAAcatctttttaaatttttttcagtgcacatatatttttttctcgtgttatgtatgTGATAtgcttaaacccgtaggtctactatgtagaatacaggctgcagaaaacactgtaaaaatttcatgtaaattgattcagtagtttcagagaaaaatgcacttaagttttaaaaatgtgaacttatggaaaactgcatttttaAAAAAGCAGGATGTACTGTTTGAATTACATGCAccaccaaatttaaagaggccatttacAGGACTTATATATAGAaatacacaatatttatattgttttaaagagtaagttttttacttttttaaacataaaataaaaaatcggatttttggcCTCATAATGCAAGTATTCCGATTGTGGAAATAGGAGGAGTAACCCcacaaaacgtttcttcaaaatacCGGGAGAGAGTGAAAGGTGAAttttcatttacaatatatagGAATGGTATCACATAAAACTAATTTGATATAGATTGTAGATTTTCCTAGCCACGTGCATAAATTATAAATCATATGTTACTGGAAACAGCAAACAGTTAATTGCAATAAAGATATTTGTATATGTACGAAATAAAATATGGTTACTAAATAAATCTGATAAATTCTAACACAACAGATTTGATTGGTCATGTCTAATCATTTAAAATTTCGTAGCCCATTTCCTACCTCTACTTTCTGGGATATCATGTTCTGAAAACGCTGATGGTATTGGCTTaggtttttttttacaagaaaggagaaaaaaagtgtaaaaaattgtaataggaatgattacatttcaaacattaatgtaaatatgaatataacGGTTAGGTGAAGAGAAGTCATTTGAAATTCCCGCCATTTTTTGTGCATGTGGCGCTCTGCTCATGGCTGCtagaagcttcttgacagattacacttaatccggcTTATGAACCCCTCTCTCCTAATATAGCCCTCTTGGATCCTACATCCTATCTGTGCATATAAATGGCACCAGCTACTGAACATTCCTTAGGGCAATTTTGCCTGGATTGTTGGAAGATGTGGGACATGTAACAAGACAGCGAATGCGGTACCAACATGATGGTTTCCTACCATATTATTGTTGTGTGCGCAGGTATTTAGATCCACGATTTTCACAGTACTGGATTGGCAGACGAGGCCCTTTTCCGTGGCATTTCTGTTCCCTGAATTTTGTCTCCTTTACACACTATTGTTGAAGGCCCTACTTTACAAATCACTTTTTTAAACAGGATCTGGTGGTCCAGATAGTTGCAGCAGCAGGGGAAATTAAAGACGATCAAAGAACCTTTGCCAACATAAGGCATATGGTGCAATTTTGCATAGAAGTGAATGGAGGtattttggcttttttttttttttttgtaaaactacCTGACTGGTGGTATGTAGTGTGTTGTCATTAACATAAAATACAAGaagtattaattctactatcttAAAATGTAATATCCTCACAAATTTATGTCTCATTAATATAAATGGCATTAGAAACAATGTTTTGTTTTGAGTCCTGTAGAACCTCTCAAAGTTCagaaaacagacaacaataaagaacactatagaccttgtcaacaaaacaaaacaacaacacataccgcacagtgcaacactagcatctttcgatatcactaacttatacactaacataccaatacaggacacattacagatactaaaacaaatgctcatagacaacAACACACCGCAAGAACACATCAaagaaatcatcgaaatcacagacatcataacaaagcaaaactatttcacacacaacaacaaatactacacccaaacagaaggattgccaatgggatcacccatatccagcatactatCAGAGATATTtctacacaacatagaacaaacatacatactcaacaatgaacataacaaatatgcagacaacataatatactggcacagatacgtagacgacatactcatactatacaaaggaaacaaaagacaaatacacaaactacaccaatacataaacaaattacacccaaaacttcaatacacactggaacttgaaaacaacaactccataaatttcctagacatcaccataacaaaaattgacaacaaacacaccttcaaaatatacagaaaaccaaccaccaccaccacacacatacacaacacatctaaccaccccatacaacacaaacatgctgcattcaggacaatggtacacagattactcaacatacccacgagccaacaacactacaatgaagaagtgaacacaatcaaatacatagcacaagaaaacggttgcaatccaaacataatagacaacatcataaaaaagacaaaacaaaaaaccttaacaaacacaaaaacacgcaaaacacaacacagacacaagaacacaagaaatacatcacactaacatatgaaaacaaaagcacacataagatcacatcttcattcagaaaccagaaatacaacatagcatacagaacagaaaacacactacaaagacatctcaacacacaaaaaacacaaacaaataaatatgaccacacaggtgtatacaaactcacatgtaatagttgcgacaagttctatattggacagacaggcagatcattccaaacatgctacaaagaacacattaaagcaataaccagaggatacaatacatctacatacgccgatcacataaccaatgctaaccatacatacaataacataaatgcggatatggaaatcctacacatacaacccaagaaccaaaaactcaacacactagaacaatacgaaatatacaaacacactaaaacacaccctgatcaaattctcaacacacagatcaatttcaatacacacacactatttgtctccactattcaacacctttcaacaatcaaacgcactcaCATAACAggtagagaagttcgagatgatgccgagatctagtaggctctgaagatggtgtgatgatacaccgaaacagctgtaagccgcacagacttgcataattaacacgaataagttcCAGTAGTTAATCAATGACCTTTTTTCCTCTCATATTTTCTTTTGTTGCACCCTTTCTTCTCTGTTCGAAAATTTTCTGGCCAGAAATAGCGACAATTGGCGCATCACCCCCCCCCCACAAACTTCGGCCCATCTTCTCCGTTACTCACTCCGGTTTCCCCTCTCTTCACCTATGACCATAGCAAGCAGAGGAACATCAACAGAGACTGGCACACGACATAGCCTATGTATATTtgtcgaaaatgtaatttaaagtaaaaaacaGATGTGTTCCTATAaagttgtaaattatttttaacatcagaaaattttttcttttgtagaGTTATGAAGACTGCTCTGAAGATAATTCTCCTTCTCGGAATTACTAAGATTCTGCAAGTcacgtgttctccttgtatctggGGAAGTAACGCAGGCTCCTGTTTCAACAGCAGTCTCACAGAAGTGCCAAATGATGTCAGCAGTGCAATACTCTACCTTGACCTCAATTACAACAATATACCGATTCTCAAAACAACAAGCTTCAGTAATCTCAAACAGTTGATAAAACTCTCCTTAGTCTCATCTGAAGTCTCGCACATCGATAATGATTCCTTCAAATCCATGACATCACTAGAAGATCTCAATCTAGCTAGCAATAACATTAAAAGTCTACAAACTGGAACATTTCACGGGTTGGACAAACTCAAGAAAATCAATTTGTTTTATAACCAATTGGAATCAGTTCAATCTGATGTGTTCTCTTCTTTGAAAAGTTTAGAAGAATTACATTTAAGCCACAATTCCATAACATACATACAGCCAAGAAGTTTCCAAGGTCTTCATGCTCTGCTGATTTTGGATTTACGACATAATTGTTTGGATTCTATTAGTTTTGGCGACTTTCAAGATTTGACCAACTTACAGTTCTTGCATTTAAGTCACAATTCAATAAAACAAATTGCGCCAGATTCATTTCACTCTCTTGAAAATTTAGGTGTGTTAGATTTGTCCTGGAACAAACTACATAGCCTTAATACTGACACATTTCAGGGTCTTCAAAGTTTGACTGTGTTACGACTCGACAATAACGGACTATCTGCATTGCCTGATAATGTGTTCCAAGATCTGTCATCCCTCACGGATTTAGAGCTTAATAACAATTCCTTAAGCACACTCACTCCAGGAACATTTGAAGAGCTCACGAAACTTATGGTTCTCGAACTTTCCGAAAACCAACTCAAATCGATACTGAAGGACACATTCCTGGGATTATCAAAACTTAATTTTCTCAATTTGGCACATAACGTTATAAAGGAGTTAGATTCGAGTGCCTTCCATGGCCTTCAAGGTCAAACTAGCACTCATTATAATGGGCTTAAAATTAATCTTGAAGGCAATAAAATAGAAAGTATACCACACGATGCTTTTACAGGAATCAAATACATCAACACTATTAACTTAGCTAATAACAGCATTAACGGTATAAAGAAAGAAACGTTTCAAGATTTGGGCAGGTTAAGAAGACTATATTTGGATAATAATAACTTGGAAATACTCCGCTCGAATATGTTCCAGTCATTGACAAATTTGGATTTATTGAGTGTTGGTGGAGCCAATATTCATACTATTGAGGACAAGGCTTTCAATGGTCTTGGATATTTGTCAAAACTAagtttagaagaaaataaaattcagacTATTActtctgaaatatttcatagcttgtCCAACTTGCAAACTCTTACTCTTAAAAGTAATATGATCAAAAGCATCGATGCAGCGTCTTTTAAATCATTTGAAAACCTACTGACACTTGAgttggaaaataataaaatagaaaaaattccGAAAGACTTGTTTAAAACACTGGGACAACTCAGTTCATTAACGCTATCTAACAATTCAATCCATACTCTTGAACCAGGCGCATTCAATGGACTTAATGAAGTTGAAATGCTTCTGATAGATGACAACAAACTAGAAACTCTTGAGGAAGGTATTTTCGATGATTTATCTGTAGTTAGAGCCATATCATTTGTGAATAATTCGATTCGAGTACTGAAGCCTAGTGTTTTTGCGAAATTAGATGATTTACGAGGTATTAGCTTTGAAGgcaatttaattgaaaatatagAACCTGGAACATTTGAAAGTTTGTCTAACATATGGTTTCTGGATATAAGTCGTAATAAAATTAAGTCCCTTAAAAGTGGTGCATTTCGAGGTATACGAGAAATAGATCAGCTATCACTCAGTCAAAATTGTATAGAAAATATAGAGGAAGATGCTTTTGAAGGAGCAACCGAGATGACTGAACTGCGACTTCAGAATAATTCTATACGTTCGTTGCCTCCTGGAGCTTTTAATGGACTTCGGGATTTACGGGTACTTGATTTGGCCTCTAACGAAATTAAAACATTGCATCCGGACGTATTTGAGAGTGTTCCTAGACTGAGGCGCCTATTTTTATCCAACAATCATCtgagaaaattagagaaaaatacGTTCAGTAGCATAAGGTCCCTTTCTGTACTTttacttgaaaacaataatattccAGAAATTGACACAGAAACGTTCAAAAATATGACATCCTTGGAGAACCTTGATCTCTCTTCCAATCCCATATCTCATCTCCAACCAGAACACTTTGTTGATCTTGAAGATCTTGTTTCTTTGGACATTTCTGACTGCAAGATAACACACTTGAAGCCGGGAATATTTAATTCCAGTCCTAATCTCGAGAAATTGAACTTGGCTCGAAACAGTCTTCGTTCTCTGGATTTGAAAGTAGTGCAGCCTTTGGAGCAATTATCAGAGCTTGAATTACACGGAAATCCCCTTGAGTGTGACTGTCAGCTTCAACCCTTGTGGTACTGGATTAGGGAAAAAAAGGTGGTTACCAGTACAGAATCAGAAGGCGAGCCTAAGTGCGAGGGGGCTAACGAACCTGACTGGAACATGCTACAAGATATTACTTGCTCTTTGCAGAAAAAAGCTACAGATGGGGAAAGGACAGTAGTGCTAGTTGGTACAGCTGTCAATGTATTGGAGATGTTTAttcttttttctatatttgtacTTATTCCATAAAATTCTGCAGACTTCATGAAGATATGAGTACTGAGATCTACATGCattgtttattgtaatttgtattaattgtaggtATTATAGGCTCCTCCATATGTGACACTTTTCTGACACTGCGAGCTCAGTGGTATTTTCTGCATAGTTACTGCAAAACTGCCATCATGTCAATGATAgtaccagtggtggttcctcgggggagggaagggaggaacgtcctcctcacattttcttcttttgaaagtaaataccaaataaaataattatgtgccttgaaattcaaggaagattctataatttttaagttcacagctataagaaaacctcggttgatcgagtttcaaacgatgcgcgctcatgtgctgctagaaaactgtgagaaagatgcgagattgtttgtgtggaggaaagtcaatccatttctcctttactgcagttaacacacatagac harbors:
- the LOC138701938 gene encoding protein artichoke-like, encoding MKTALKIILLLGITKILQVTCSPCIWGSNAGSCFNSSLTEVPNDVSSAILYLDLNYNNIPILKTTSFSNLKQLIKLSLVSSEVSHIDNDSFKSMTSLEDLNLASNNIKSLQTGTFHGLDKLKKINLFYNQLESVQSDVFSSLKSLEELHLSHNSITYIQPRSFQGLHALLILDLRHNCLDSISFGDFQDLTNLQFLHLSHNSIKQIAPDSFHSLENLGVLDLSWNKLHSLNTDTFQGLQSLTVLRLDNNGLSALPDNVFQDLSSLTDLELNNNSLSTLTPGTFEELTKLMVLELSENQLKSILKDTFLGLSKLNFLNLAHNVIKELDSSAFHGLQGQTSTHYNGLKINLEGNKIESIPHDAFTGIKYINTINLANNSINGIKKETFQDLGRLRRLYLDNNNLEILRSNMFQSLTNLDLLSVGGANIHTIEDKAFNGLGYLSKLSLEENKIQTITSEIFHSLSNLQTLTLKSNMIKSIDAASFKSFENLLTLELENNKIEKIPKDLFKTLGQLSSLTLSNNSIHTLEPGAFNGLNEVEMLLIDDNKLETLEEGIFDDLSVVRAISFVNNSIRVLKPSVFAKLDDLRGISFEGNLIENIEPGTFESLSNIWFLDISRNKIKSLKSGAFRGIREIDQLSLSQNCIENIEEDAFEGATEMTELRLQNNSIRSLPPGAFNGLRDLRVLDLASNEIKTLHPDVFESVPRLRRLFLSNNHLRKLEKNTFSSIRSLSVLLLENNNIPEIDTETFKNMTSLENLDLSSNPISHLQPEHFVDLEDLVSLDISDCKITHLKPGIFNSSPNLEKLNLARNSLRSLDLKVVQPLEQLSELELHGNPLECDCQLQPLWYWIREKKVVTSTESEGEPKCEGANEPDWNMLQDITCSLQKKATDGERTVVLVGTAVNVLEMFILFSIFVLIP